In one Bordetella pertussis 18323 genomic region, the following are encoded:
- the tolR gene encoding protein TolR has translation MPSVRSNGRAGRRMKADINVVPYIDVMLVLLVIFMVTAPLITPGLIELPSVGQAADVPAKPLEVQISEDGKIALRMREPGATPQDIARTELVNQVRSRITAETPVVIAADGKVPYESVVKVMDELRSSGITRLGLLVDQGAGAETQQPARKR, from the coding sequence ATGCCTTCGGTACGCTCCAACGGCCGGGCCGGCCGCCGCATGAAGGCCGACATCAACGTCGTGCCCTATATCGACGTCATGCTGGTGCTGCTGGTGATCTTCATGGTCACCGCGCCCCTGATCACGCCGGGGCTGATCGAGCTGCCCTCGGTGGGGCAGGCCGCCGATGTGCCGGCCAAGCCGCTGGAAGTGCAGATTTCGGAAGACGGCAAGATTGCCTTGCGCATGCGCGAGCCGGGCGCCACGCCCCAGGACATCGCGCGCACCGAGCTGGTCAACCAGGTCCGTTCGCGCATTACCGCCGAAACGCCGGTGGTGATCGCCGCCGACGGCAAGGTGCCGTACGAGTCGGTGGTGAAAGTCATGGACGAATTGCGTTCCAGCGGCATCACGCGCCTGGGCCTGCTGGTCGACCAGGGCGCCGGCGCCGAGACGCAGCAACCTGCCCGGAAACGCTAA
- the tolQ gene encoding protein TolQ produces the protein MQVTNDMSLLSLISHASVPVQLIMLLLLGISIMSWTYIFAKRLAIKRAHQQTRRFEDDFWSGGDLAMLQQAVATRRDEQGALARIFDAGMTEFLKARRTSAAGDVNAVLDGPRRAMRAAYQREMDSLESHLNFLASAGSVSPYIGLLGTVWGIMHAFIGLSNMQQATLAAVAPGIAEALIATAIGLFAAIPAVVAYNRFTNDIDRLSIRFDSFVDEFLNILQRQVR, from the coding sequence ATGCAAGTCACCAACGACATGTCGTTGCTTTCGCTGATCTCCCACGCCAGCGTGCCGGTTCAGTTGATCATGCTGCTGCTGCTGGGCATCTCGATCATGTCCTGGACCTATATTTTCGCCAAGCGCCTGGCAATCAAGCGGGCGCACCAGCAGACCCGCCGCTTCGAGGACGACTTCTGGTCGGGCGGCGACCTGGCCATGCTGCAACAGGCGGTGGCCACCCGCCGCGACGAACAGGGCGCCCTGGCGCGCATTTTCGACGCCGGCATGACCGAATTCCTCAAGGCGCGCCGCACCAGCGCCGCCGGCGACGTCAACGCGGTGCTCGATGGCCCGCGCCGGGCCATGCGCGCGGCCTACCAGCGCGAAATGGACTCTCTCGAATCGCACCTGAACTTCCTCGCCTCGGCGGGCTCGGTCAGCCCGTACATCGGCCTGCTGGGCACGGTGTGGGGCATCATGCACGCCTTCATCGGCCTGTCGAACATGCAGCAGGCCACGCTGGCCGCGGTGGCGCCCGGCATCGCCGAGGCCCTGATCGCCACGGCCATCGGCCTGTTCGCGGCCATCCCCGCCGTGGTGGCCTATAACCGCTTCACCAACGACATCGACCGCCTGTCGATCCGGTTCGACAGCTTCGTCGACGAGTTCCTGAACATTCTGCAGCGGCAGGTGCGCTAA
- a CDS encoding DUF2514 family protein, whose product MSLRAVVGAWRRSAVVALLSAALAAGAAWTAQGWRKDAAIARQAAAFALERDRQAQATVAALEAVREEGRRRTAAVEKARDDAQELAAAAAANAVGARAERDRLRTHANALARAAVARDPDAADGSPTGASAVDLLAYMLSRVSGRAEALAGVADRARIAGLTCERAYEAVRGNVRP is encoded by the coding sequence ATGTCTCTCAGGGCTGTAGTGGGCGCTTGGCGGCGCTCTGCGGTCGTGGCGTTGCTCAGCGCTGCGTTGGCTGCTGGTGCAGCTTGGACTGCGCAGGGCTGGCGCAAGGATGCCGCAATCGCCCGCCAGGCGGCGGCTTTCGCGCTGGAGCGCGACCGCCAAGCGCAGGCCACCGTTGCCGCACTCGAAGCGGTTCGAGAGGAGGGCAGGCGGCGCACTGCCGCTGTGGAGAAAGCTCGTGATGACGCTCAAGAATTGGCCGCCGCTGCGGCCGCTAATGCTGTTGGCGCTCGTGCTGAGCGTGACCGGCTGCGCACCCACGCAAACGCGCTGGCTCGCGCCGCAGTCGCCCGAGATCCCGATGCTGCCGATGGAAGCCCGACAGGGGCCAGCGCCGTCGATCTGCTTGCCTACATGCTCAGCAGGGTTAGCGGCCGAGCTGAAGCGCTTGCAGGAGTTGCGGACCGTGCCCGCATCGCCGGATTGACCTGCGAACGCGCCTACGAGGCGGTGCGCGGCAACGTGCGCCCTTAG
- the pal gene encoding peptidoglycan-associated lipoprotein Pal → MKSRIAKSLTIAALAATLAACSSVPLDDKAGQAGGSGQGSASGQILDPFNPQSILAQQRSVYFDFDSYTVSEQYRGLVETHARYLASNNQQRIKIEGNTDERGGAEYNLALGQRRADAVRRMMTLLGVSDNQIETISFGKEKPKATGSSEADFAENRRADIVYQR, encoded by the coding sequence ATGAAGTCGCGCATTGCCAAAAGCCTAACCATAGCTGCGCTGGCCGCCACGCTGGCAGCCTGCAGTTCCGTCCCTCTCGACGACAAGGCAGGTCAAGCTGGAGGCTCCGGCCAGGGTTCGGCCTCCGGCCAGATCCTGGATCCCTTCAACCCGCAAAGCATTCTGGCGCAACAGCGCTCGGTGTACTTTGACTTCGACAGCTATACGGTGTCGGAACAGTATCGCGGCCTGGTCGAAACCCACGCCCGCTACCTGGCTTCGAACAACCAGCAGCGCATCAAGATCGAAGGCAATACCGACGAACGCGGCGGCGCCGAGTACAACCTCGCACTGGGCCAACGCCGTGCCGACGCTGTCCGTCGCATGATGACCCTGCTGGGTGTGTCGGACAACCAGATCGAAACCATTAGTTTCGGCAAGGAAAAGCCGAAGGCGACGGGTTCGAGCGAGGCTGATTTCGCCGAGAACCGCCGCGCCGATATCGTTTATCAGCGCTAA
- the ybgC gene encoding tol-pal system-associated acyl-CoA thioesterase, whose product MTDPKFSESVLDIRVYYEDTDAGGVVFYANYLKFLERARTEWLRGLGVNQSDLAEREHRLFGVHSLDMSYRKPARLDDLITIRSRITRIGRASIHFAQRAERNGELLAQGNIQICCVDSIRMRPAELPDDIRAKLKFIQIQE is encoded by the coding sequence GTGACCGACCCGAAGTTCTCCGAATCCGTGCTGGATATCCGTGTCTACTATGAAGACACGGACGCCGGCGGAGTCGTCTTCTACGCCAACTACCTGAAGTTCCTGGAACGGGCCCGCACCGAATGGCTGCGTGGCCTGGGCGTGAACCAGTCGGACCTCGCCGAGCGCGAGCACCGCCTGTTCGGTGTCCACTCGCTGGACATGTCCTACCGCAAGCCCGCCCGGCTGGACGACCTGATTACCATACGCAGCCGGATTACACGAATCGGCCGGGCTTCGATACACTTCGCGCAGCGCGCCGAGCGCAATGGGGAACTGCTTGCCCAGGGCAACATCCAAATCTGCTGCGTCGATTCGATCCGTATGCGTCCGGCCGAACTGCCGGACGATATTCGCGCAAAACTGAAATTCATCCAGATTCAGGAATAA
- the tolB gene encoding Tol-Pal system beta propeller repeat protein TolB, protein MTPAFRRADLTGFLRTYGAALILLLAAMLAWQPAQAQLRVDISGTGATQYPVAIADFAVDDTHGRALAEVIRADLTRTGQFRLINAAGSGLNVDSQVAHDDWRAKGADFLAYGSITRGPDGRYDVRYRLADTVKKGQLDGVAFSGTEQELRRVAHQIADRIYEKITGVRGVFSTRIAYVLKRGSTYELQVADADGQNPQVALRSREPIISPSWSPDGSRLAYVSFESGKPVVYVHTLATSARIPVANFKGNNSAPAWSPDGSQLAVALTRDGLSQIYIVSAGGGSNMRRITRSPGIDTEPNFTPDGRSIIFTSDRSGGPQIYQTGLDGGDARRLTFNGGYNISPRISPDGSTLLYVARRDGAFRIASLNLSSGSETLLTDGRDDQSPSFAPNGMQVLYAAIQNGRSVLAGVSSDGRVRQTLSVLNGEIREPTWGPFTR, encoded by the coding sequence ATGACACCCGCCTTCCGCCGCGCAGACCTGACGGGGTTCCTGCGCACCTACGGCGCCGCGCTCATTCTGCTGCTGGCAGCGATGCTGGCCTGGCAACCCGCCCAGGCGCAGTTGCGCGTGGACATTTCCGGCACCGGCGCCACGCAGTACCCGGTGGCGATCGCCGACTTCGCGGTCGACGACACGCACGGACGCGCGCTTGCCGAAGTGATCCGCGCCGACCTGACCCGCACCGGCCAGTTCCGCCTGATCAACGCGGCCGGCTCCGGCCTGAATGTGGACTCGCAGGTCGCCCACGACGACTGGCGCGCCAAGGGCGCCGACTTCCTGGCCTACGGCAGCATCACCCGCGGCCCCGACGGCCGCTACGACGTGCGCTACCGCCTGGCCGACACGGTCAAGAAAGGCCAGCTCGACGGCGTGGCGTTCTCGGGGACGGAGCAGGAGCTGCGCCGCGTGGCGCACCAGATCGCCGACCGCATCTACGAGAAGATCACCGGCGTGCGCGGCGTGTTCTCGACCCGCATCGCCTACGTGCTCAAGCGCGGCAGCACCTACGAGCTGCAGGTCGCCGACGCCGACGGCCAGAATCCGCAGGTCGCCCTGCGCTCGCGCGAGCCCATCATTTCGCCCAGCTGGTCGCCCGATGGCTCGCGGCTGGCCTACGTGAGTTTCGAGTCGGGCAAGCCGGTGGTCTACGTGCACACGCTGGCAACCAGCGCGCGCATTCCGGTGGCCAACTTCAAGGGCAACAACAGCGCGCCCGCGTGGTCGCCCGATGGCAGCCAGCTGGCGGTGGCGCTGACCCGCGATGGTTTGTCGCAAATTTACATCGTTAGCGCCGGCGGCGGCTCGAATATGCGCCGTATTACGCGCTCTCCGGGCATCGACACCGAGCCGAACTTTACGCCCGACGGCCGTTCCATTATCTTTACCAGTGACCGCAGTGGTGGGCCGCAAATCTACCAGACCGGCCTGGATGGTGGAGATGCCCGCCGCCTGACGTTTAATGGTGGTTACAACATTTCACCCCGAATTTCCCCCGATGGATCGACGCTGCTGTACGTTGCAAGACGCGACGGCGCGTTTCGTATCGCTTCGCTCAACCTGTCCTCAGGATCCGAAACGCTGCTGACTGACGGTCGTGACGATCAGTCTCCCAGTTTCGCGCCCAACGGCATGCAAGTGCTCTACGCCGCAATCCAGAATGGTCGTAGCGTGCTTGCCGGTGTCTCGAGCGATGGGCGCGTGCGGCAGACCTTGTCCGTCCTGAACGGGGAAATACGTGAACCAACGTGGGGCCCTTTTACCCGTTAA
- a CDS encoding proline--tRNA ligase has product MRASKYHLNTLKEAPAEAEIASHQLMTRAGMIRKLAGGIYTYMPLGLKVIRKIEGIVREEMNAAGAIELLMPVVQPAELWMESGRWEQYGAELLRIKDRHQRDFVLQPTSEEVITDIARNEIQSYRQLPLNFYHIQTKFRDERRPRFGLMRGREFTMKDAYSFDRDEAGAQRSYDIMYAAYQRIFQRLGLEFRAVAADTGSIGGSRSHEFQVIADTGEDLIVYNPESDYAANIELAEAPALLATRAAPGQDLEAVPTPGAAKCEDVAKLLDLPLARTIKSIVLAVDQPEGPAQVWLLLLRGDHELNEIKAGKLPGLAGFRFATETEILDHFGCKPGYLGPIKTARPVHVVADRTVANMADFVCGANREDYHYQGANWGRDLPEPELVADLRNVVEGDPSPDGKGALSIQRGIEVGHVFFLGTKYSEALKATFLDDNGKPAVLQMGCYGIGVTRIVGAAIEQNHDARGIIWPRAIAPYEVVICPVGWGKSETVRDTALALYEALRARGVDVMLDDRDSRPGVMFAEWELIGVPLRVTVGERGLNEGVVELQARREAEAAKVPVDQALAQTLAKLDLL; this is encoded by the coding sequence ATGCGCGCCTCCAAGTACCACCTGAACACTTTGAAAGAAGCCCCTGCCGAGGCCGAGATCGCCAGCCACCAGTTGATGACGCGGGCCGGCATGATTCGCAAGCTGGCGGGCGGAATCTACACCTACATGCCGCTGGGGCTGAAGGTCATCCGTAAGATCGAGGGCATTGTCCGCGAGGAAATGAACGCAGCCGGCGCCATCGAGCTGCTGATGCCGGTGGTGCAGCCGGCCGAACTCTGGATGGAGTCCGGCCGCTGGGAACAGTACGGCGCGGAGCTGCTGCGCATCAAGGACCGCCACCAGCGCGATTTCGTCCTGCAGCCGACCTCGGAAGAAGTGATCACGGACATCGCGCGCAACGAGATCCAGAGCTACCGCCAGCTGCCGCTGAACTTCTACCATATCCAGACCAAGTTCCGCGACGAACGCCGCCCCCGCTTCGGGTTGATGCGCGGGCGCGAGTTCACCATGAAGGACGCCTACTCGTTCGACCGCGACGAGGCCGGCGCCCAGCGCAGCTACGACATCATGTACGCCGCCTACCAGCGCATTTTCCAGCGCCTGGGCCTGGAGTTCCGCGCCGTGGCGGCCGACACCGGCTCGATCGGCGGATCGCGCAGCCATGAGTTCCAGGTCATCGCCGACACCGGCGAGGACCTGATCGTGTACAACCCCGAGTCGGACTACGCCGCCAATATCGAGCTGGCCGAAGCGCCCGCCCTGCTGGCCACCCGCGCCGCTCCCGGCCAAGACCTGGAGGCGGTGCCCACGCCCGGCGCGGCCAAGTGCGAGGACGTGGCCAAGCTGCTGGACCTGCCGCTGGCGCGCACCATCAAATCCATCGTGCTGGCCGTCGACCAGCCCGAGGGGCCGGCGCAGGTCTGGCTGTTGCTGCTGCGCGGCGATCACGAACTCAACGAAATCAAGGCGGGCAAGCTGCCCGGGCTGGCCGGCTTCCGCTTCGCCACCGAGACGGAAATCCTCGACCATTTCGGCTGCAAGCCCGGTTACCTGGGCCCGATCAAGACGGCCAGGCCGGTGCACGTGGTGGCCGACCGCACAGTCGCCAACATGGCCGACTTCGTCTGTGGCGCCAACCGCGAGGACTACCACTACCAGGGCGCCAACTGGGGCCGCGACCTGCCCGAACCCGAGCTGGTCGCGGACCTGCGCAACGTGGTCGAGGGCGACCCCTCGCCCGACGGCAAGGGCGCCCTGTCCATCCAGCGCGGCATCGAGGTCGGCCACGTGTTCTTCCTGGGCACCAAGTACTCGGAAGCGCTCAAGGCCACTTTCCTGGACGACAACGGCAAGCCGGCCGTGCTGCAGATGGGCTGCTACGGGATCGGCGTCACCCGCATCGTGGGCGCGGCCATCGAGCAGAACCACGACGCCCGCGGCATCATCTGGCCGCGCGCCATCGCCCCCTACGAGGTGGTGATCTGCCCGGTGGGCTGGGGCAAAAGTGAAACTGTTCGTGACACCGCGCTGGCGCTGTACGAGGCGCTGCGCGCGCGCGGCGTGGACGTCATGCTCGACGACCGCGACAGCCGTCCGGGCGTCATGTTCGCCGAATGGGAGCTGATCGGCGTGCCCCTGCGCGTAACAGTTGGAGAACGCGGCCTGAACGAGGGTGTGGTGGAATTGCAGGCCCGCCGCGAAGCCGAGGCGGCCAAGGTCCCGGTGGACCAGGCCCTGGCGCAGACGCTGGCCAAACTCGACTTGCTATAG
- a CDS encoding response regulator produces the protein MRILLVEDERDMAAWLMRALAQSGFTPDHAPDARTAEGLMVGNEYDAVVMDLRLPDKHGLVLLREMRNRDDRTPVLLLTAQGALQDRVRGLNLGADDFLTKPFALEELEARLTALVRRSRGRQPPRLQCGSLSYDGESRAFTLDGALLFLTPREHAALAALLTRSGYPVDKSQLFGKVFTHESEANPDAIEVVLHRLRKKLTGSDVRIVTVRGLGYMLESTVSESSES, from the coding sequence ATGCGCATATTGCTGGTTGAAGACGAGCGCGACATGGCGGCCTGGCTGATGCGGGCGCTGGCGCAGAGCGGGTTCACGCCCGACCACGCGCCGGACGCCCGTACGGCCGAAGGCCTGATGGTGGGCAACGAATATGATGCGGTGGTCATGGACCTGCGCCTGCCCGACAAGCACGGGCTGGTGCTGCTGCGCGAAATGCGCAACCGGGACGACCGTACGCCGGTGCTGCTGCTGACCGCCCAGGGCGCGCTGCAGGACCGGGTGCGCGGGCTCAATCTCGGCGCCGACGATTTCCTGACCAAGCCGTTCGCGCTCGAAGAGCTGGAGGCCCGCCTGACCGCCCTGGTGCGGCGCAGCCGCGGCCGGCAGCCCCCCCGCCTGCAATGCGGCTCGCTGTCGTACGACGGCGAAAGCCGCGCCTTCACCCTGGACGGTGCGCTGCTGTTCCTGACGCCGCGCGAGCATGCCGCCCTGGCGGCGCTGCTGACCCGCAGCGGCTATCCGGTCGACAAGTCGCAGCTTTTCGGCAAAGTGTTCACGCACGAAAGCGAGGCCAATCCCGACGCCATCGAAGTGGTGCTGCACCGCCTGCGCAAGAAACTGACGGGCAGCGACGTGCGCATCGTCACGGTGCGCGGCCTGGGATACATGCTGGAAAGCACCGTCAGTGAATCCTCCGAAAGCTGA
- a CDS encoding SOS response-associated peptidase encodes MCGRIAQKSAPEDYVEILWPNARLIFDDVAGPRYNIPPGTRPLTMHRLVDQAEALARLPWGYKPHGSRFFMVNAKLETIERHGWPWKLMIGVGRILVPADGWYEWRALDSGPKPAKQSYYIHGDAPLLFAGLSAWRRGAELDEAHGFAIVTNDALGGMVDVHDRRPVALPPELAREWVDPATPVARAKEILRAGLPETAFSWYPVRQEVGSSKYQLPDAVDPL; translated from the coding sequence ATGTGCGGCCGCATCGCCCAGAAGTCAGCGCCTGAAGACTACGTCGAGATCCTCTGGCCGAATGCGCGGCTGATCTTCGATGACGTGGCAGGGCCGCGGTACAACATCCCGCCCGGCACCAGGCCGCTGACGATGCACCGGCTGGTAGACCAGGCCGAGGCGCTGGCCAGACTGCCCTGGGGATACAAGCCGCACGGCTCCCGGTTCTTCATGGTCAACGCCAAGCTGGAGACGATCGAGCGCCACGGCTGGCCCTGGAAGCTGATGATCGGGGTCGGCCGCATCCTGGTACCGGCCGACGGCTGGTACGAATGGAGGGCGCTCGATAGCGGCCCGAAGCCAGCCAAGCAGTCCTACTACATCCATGGCGACGCCCCGCTACTCTTCGCAGGTCTGAGCGCGTGGCGCCGCGGTGCCGAGCTGGACGAGGCCCACGGCTTTGCCATCGTCACGAACGACGCCCTGGGCGGCATGGTCGACGTGCACGACCGGCGCCCGGTGGCGCTGCCGCCTGAGCTGGCCAGAGAATGGGTGGACCCGGCAACGCCAGTGGCCAGGGCAAAGGAGATCCTACGCGCCGGCCTGCCCGAAACGGCCTTTTCGTGGTACCCAGTCCGGCAGGAAGTCGGATCCAGTAAATACCAGCTGCCCGATGCTGTCGACCCGCTATGA
- a CDS encoding RNA pyrophosphohydrolase codes for MLDREGYRPNVGIILVNGKNEVFWGKRIREHAWQFPQGGIKYGESPVQAMYRELHEEVGLKPEHVRILGRTRDWLRYNVPDHFVRREWRGHYKGQKQIWFLLRLVGRDSDVCLRATQHPEFDAWRWSQYWVPLDAVIEFKRDVYTQALNELAVILFRRHHETRYLRQRVHGPRSTDSPSSETDGHAHIAG; via the coding sequence ATGCTTGATCGCGAAGGCTACCGTCCCAATGTCGGCATCATTCTCGTAAACGGTAAAAACGAGGTCTTCTGGGGCAAGCGAATCCGGGAACATGCCTGGCAGTTCCCGCAGGGTGGCATCAAGTACGGCGAAAGCCCGGTGCAGGCCATGTATCGCGAACTCCATGAAGAGGTGGGCTTGAAGCCCGAGCATGTCCGCATTTTGGGGCGTACACGTGATTGGTTGCGTTATAACGTGCCGGATCACTTCGTCCGGCGAGAGTGGCGTGGCCACTATAAAGGACAAAAGCAGATCTGGTTCCTGTTGCGCCTGGTAGGGCGCGACAGCGACGTATGCCTGCGCGCCACGCAGCACCCGGAATTCGACGCCTGGCGCTGGAGCCAGTATTGGGTGCCCCTGGACGCGGTCATCGAGTTCAAGCGCGACGTCTATACGCAGGCCCTGAACGAGCTGGCTGTCATTCTATTCCGCCGGCACCACGAAACGCGCTATCTGCGCCAGCGGGTGCATGGGCCGCGTTCGACCGACAGCCCGTCCTCCGAGACGGATGGCCATGCGCATATTGCTGGTTGA
- the tolA gene encoding cell envelope integrity protein TolA — MTPPLIRSDRSAPPSPATQDNRKALGLAVLVHLLLLLVLIFGVNWRSENPGPVQVELWADGDSPVNPPPDEVKPQPKPEPQPEPEPQPQPEPEPEPEPEPEPEPEPPPPPPPPPPPQPEVQPKEQPDPEIALEEARKKREQEEKARQAAEAAKEKARLEEERRQAELKEKQRLEQERRAAEKAAAEKAAAEKQAAEKKAKEEAAKKAEAEKKAEAEKKAKEEAAKKAAAEKAAAEKAAAEKKAKEEAAKKAAADKALRDAFRNDALGAAGIPGGTADRNQAGGGRDSGYGAKVRACVQPGVAYPPPPRAGSANPTAQYRVQLGSDGKVNGVTLTSSSGNPGFDRAVETGIRRCNPFPKPSTGRYEPIIDVVYRMYD; from the coding sequence ATGACCCCACCCCTTATTCGAAGCGACCGTTCGGCGCCTCCCTCGCCCGCCACCCAGGACAACCGCAAGGCCCTGGGCCTGGCGGTACTGGTGCACCTGCTGCTGTTGCTGGTGCTGATCTTCGGTGTGAACTGGCGTTCGGAAAACCCCGGGCCGGTGCAGGTCGAACTGTGGGCCGACGGCGACTCGCCAGTCAACCCGCCGCCCGACGAAGTCAAGCCGCAGCCCAAGCCGGAACCGCAGCCGGAACCTGAACCGCAACCGCAGCCCGAGCCCGAGCCCGAGCCCGAGCCGGAGCCCGAGCCGGAGCCCGAACCGCCGCCGCCCCCTCCGCCCCCCCCTCCGCCGCAGCCGGAAGTCCAGCCCAAGGAACAGCCGGACCCGGAGATCGCGCTGGAAGAAGCGCGCAAGAAGCGCGAGCAGGAAGAAAAGGCCCGCCAGGCCGCCGAGGCCGCCAAGGAAAAGGCGCGCCTGGAAGAAGAGCGCCGCCAGGCCGAGCTGAAGGAAAAGCAACGCCTCGAACAGGAGCGCCGCGCGGCCGAGAAAGCCGCGGCGGAGAAGGCCGCCGCCGAGAAGCAGGCCGCCGAGAAGAAGGCCAAGGAAGAGGCCGCCAAGAAGGCCGAGGCCGAGAAGAAAGCCGAGGCCGAGAAAAAAGCCAAGGAAGAGGCGGCCAAGAAGGCGGCCGCCGAGAAAGCCGCTGCCGAGAAGGCGGCCGCCGAGAAGAAAGCCAAGGAAGAGGCCGCCAAGAAGGCCGCCGCCGACAAGGCCCTGCGCGATGCCTTCCGCAACGACGCCCTGGGCGCGGCCGGCATCCCGGGCGGCACGGCCGACCGCAACCAGGCCGGCGGCGGACGCGACAGCGGCTATGGCGCCAAGGTGCGCGCCTGCGTGCAGCCAGGCGTGGCCTATCCGCCGCCGCCGCGCGCCGGCTCGGCCAATCCCACGGCACAATACCGGGTACAGTTGGGTTCTGATGGGAAGGTCAATGGTGTCACGCTGACCAGTTCTTCGGGCAACCCGGGTTTCGACCGGGCGGTCGAAACCGGCATCCGCCGCTGCAACCCTTTCCCCAAACCATCGACCGGCCGCTACGAGCCCATTATCGATGTTGTGTACCGCATGTACGATTGA